GTCCGGCTCTTCTTCCGGCTCTTCGTCGGGCTCGGTGAAGTCTTCGTCCACTTCCTCGGGCATGTCCGGGTCGTCCTCGACGGGATCGCGGGCCGGATCGGCCGGGGTCGCCAAGGGAGCCGCCGACACCCCCTGAGTCCGTCTCGATTTGGCGCCAGGTTGCCGGGCGGGTTGCGGTCCGTACCGCCCGGCAGGGTAGCGTCGGCTCTGCCATGAACCTTGCCTATATCCCCAGCCCGTCGACCGGCGTGATCCATCTCGGACCGATCCCGCTGCGCGGCTACGCGTTCTGCATCATCATCGGCGTCTTCGTCGCCGTCTGGCTCGGCAACAAGCGGTGGATCGCGCGCGGCGGAAAGCCGGGCACGGTCGCGGACATCGCGGTGTGGGCCGTGCCGTTCGGCCTGATCGGCGGTCGCCTGTACCACGTGATCACCGACTACCAGCTGTACTTCGGCGAGGGCCGCAACTGGGTCGACGCCTTCAAGATCTGGGAGGGCGGCCTCGGCATCTGGGGCGCCATCGCGCTGGGCGCGGTGGGCGCCTGGATCGGCTGCCGCCTGCGCGGCATCCCGCTGCCGGCCTGGGCCGACGCCCTGGCACCCGGTATCGCGCTGGCCCAGGCCTGCGGCCGCTGGGGCAACTGGTTCAACCAGGAGCTGTACGGGCGGGCCACCGACCTGCCCTGGGCGGTCAAGATCAGCGACGGCCCCAACCGGATCGCCGGCACCTACCACCCGACCTTCCTGTACGAGTCGCTGTGGTGCCTCGGCGTCGCCGCGCTCGTGATCTGGGCCGACCGCCGCTTCAAGCTGGGCCACGGCCGGGCGTTCGCCCTGTACGTCGCCGCGTACTGCGTGGGCCGCGGCTGGATCGAGTACATGCGGGTCGACGAGGCGCACCACATCCTCGGTGTCCGGCTGAACGTGTGGACCTCGGTCGTGGTCTTCATCCTGGCCGTGGTCTACCTCGTGCTGTCGGCCAAGCTGCGGCCGGGCCGCGAAGAGGTCGTGGAGCCGGACCGCGGACCCGCGGCATCCGACCCGGCGACCAAGACCGACGAGGGCGCGGCGGGCGAAGGCAAGGCCGTCGAGGACGCGGACAAGGCGCAGGACGCCGGCGCGCACGCCCCGGTCACCGCCGAGGCCGAGGACTCCGAGCCGAAGCCCGAGGCCGAGGCTCCGAAGGCCGCCAAGAAGCTCTGACCCGCTCATCCGGATCACACGGGAGGGGCGCCGCGCCACCGCGCGGCGCCCCTCCCGTTTTCGGTTCCACCGAGGACGCACCGGCCATCCACCGGGCCGGTGGCGCGGCCGTCATTCCCGGCGGGCGAGCGCGACGACCCGTTCCGCGCCCGCCAGGACCGCCGGGTCGACGAAGCGGCCGTCCGGCAGGGCCACCGCTCCCGGGGTGCGGCGGGCCGCCGCGACGATCTCCTGGGCGGCGGTCACCTCCTCCGGGGCGGGCAGGTACGCCCGCTCGATCACCGGCAGCTGGCGCGGGTGGATCGCCGCCCGGCCCAGGAAGCCCAGCGCCCGCCCGCGGACACAGGAGACGGCCAGCGCCTCCAGGTCCCGGATGTCGGGGAAGACCGACTGCGCGGGCGGGGCCAGCCCCGCCGCCCGGGCCGCGACCACCACCCGGGAGCGCGGCCAGTCCAGGCCCGCCTCCGCGCTGATGCCCAGATCGGCGCGGAGGTCCGCCTCGCCGAGGGAGAGCCCGCGCAGCGCGGGGTGGGCGCGGGCGATCTCGTACGCGCGCTCCACGGCCAGCGCCGACTCCAGCATGGCGTGCAGGGCCACCCCGCCGGTGCGGTCGGCGACCGCGGCGATCTGTTCCGGGGCCGAGACCTTCGGCAGCCGCAGCCCCGCGAGGCCGTGCAGCCCGGTCAGAGCGGTGAGGTCGGCGCCGGCCCAGGGGGAGTCCAGGGCGTTGACGCGGACGAAGACCGGGACCGGAGGCCGCTCGGCCAGCCGTTCCGCGGTGGCGGCGCGGGCGTACTCCTTGCGGGAGGCCGACACCGCGTCCTCGAGGTCGACGATGACGGCGTCGGCCCCGGAGTGCAGGGCCTTGGCGACCACCTCCGGGCGGTCGCCGGGTACGTACAGCCAGGTCAGGATCACAGGGCCCCCTCCATCCGGAGTGCGCTGATCTCGGACTCGGACAGGCCCAGTTCGGTGAGTACGGCGTCGGTGTCCGCGCCGTGCGGGCGGCCCGCCCAGCGGATCCGGCCGGGGGTCTCGGACAGCCGGAACAGGACGTTCTGCATCCGGAGCGGGCCGAGTTCGGGGTCCTCGACCTCGGTGACGGTGTCCAGGGCCGCGAACTGCGGATCGGCCATGACGTCGCGTACGTCGTAGACCCGGGCCACGGCGGCCTCGGCCTCCTCGAACGCGGCGACCACGTCGTCGGCCTTGTGGCGCCCGATCCAGCCCCCGACGGCCTCGTCCAGGACGGGCGCGTGGGCGGCTCGGCCGGAGCCGGTCGCGAACCAGGGCTCGGCGATCAGCTCGGGCCGGCCGACGAGCCGCATGACGCGTTCCGCGACGGACTGGGCCGAGGTGGAGACCGCCAGCCAGAGCCCGTCCGCACTGCGGTAGGTGTTCCGGGGGGCGTTGTTGGTGGAGCGGTTGCCGGTGCGCGGCTGGACGTAGCCGAGCTGGTCGTACCAGAGCGGGTGCGGGCCCAGCACGGTGAGGATCGGCTCGATGATGGCCAGGTCCACCACCTGCCCGTGGCCGGTGCGCGCGCGCCCGGCGAGCGCGGTCATCACCGCGTACGCGGTGGTCAGCGCGGCGATCGAATCGGCGAGGCCGAAGGGCGGCAGGGTGGGCGGGCCGTCCGGCTCCCCGGTGATCGCGGCGAAGCCGCTCATCGCCTCGGCGAGGGTGCCGAAGCCGGGGCGGTGGGCGTACGGGCCCTGCTGGCCGAAGGCCGTGACGCGGGTCAGGACCAGCCGGGGGTTGGCGGCGGACAGCTCGGGCCAGCCCAGGCCCCATTTCTCGAGGGTTCCGGGACGGAAGTTCTCGATGACCACGTCGGCTTCGGCGGCCAGCCGCAGCAGGGTGTCGCGCCCGCCCGGCGTGGACAGGTCGAGGGTCATCGTCCGCTTGTTCCGCCCGAGCAGCTTCCACCACAGGCCGACGCCGTCCTTGGCGGGGCCGTGGCCGCGCGAGGGGTCGGGGCGCCGCGGGTGCTCGACCTTGACGACGTCGGCGCCGAAGTCCCCGAGCAGGGTCGCGGCGAGCGGCCCGGCGAAGAGCGTGGCGAGGTCCAGCACCCGCGTCCCGGCCAGCGGCCCGGCCGCGGATCCGCCGCCGGCCCCGGCCCCGGGCTGCCCGCCGGGGATCACGAGGCGGCTCCGCAGGAGCGGCCGGTCCCGGCCTCGGGACCGGGCACCGTCGCGGCGAAGGCGTCCGTCTCGGCGCGGGTCGGCATCGAGTCCTGGGCTCCCGGGCGCTGGACCGAGAGCGCCGCCGCCGCCGACGCCCAGCGCAGCGCCTGCGGCACGGGCCGGTGCTCCCCGAGGGCCACGGCGAGCGCGCCGACGAAGGTGTCCCCGGCGGCGGTGGTGTCCACCGCCCGGACCCGGGGCGCGGGCACGGTCAGCGGCGCGCGCCCGCGGGCGGCGTACAGGGACCCGGCCGCGCCGAGGGTGATGACCACCTCCGGGACCTCGTGGAGCAGGGCCTCGGCGGCCTGGTACGGGTCGGTGAGGCCGGTCAGGGCGGCCGCCTCGTGCTCGTTGGGGACCAGCAGGTCGGTGGCGGCGAGCAGTTCCGCGGGCAGCGGCTGGGCGGGGGCCGGGGTGAGGACCGTACGGACGCCGTGGGCGCGGGCGGCGAGCGCGCCGGCGAGGACGGCGGGGAGCGGGAGTTCGAGCTGGAGGAGGAGCGCATCGGCGGCGCCGATACGGGAGTCGTCGCCCGCCTCCAGGCCGGTGACGTGGGCGTTGGCGCCCGGGATGACGATGATGCTGTTGCCGCCCTCGTCGTCCACGGTGATGTGGGCGGTGCCGCTGGCGCCCTCGACGGTGCGCAGGGCCGCGGTCTCGACCCCGGCCGCGGCGAGCGCGGAGCGCAGCCGTACGCCGAACTCGTCGGCCCCGACCGCGCCGATCATCACCACCTCCCCGCCGCAGCGGGCGGCGGCGACGGCCTGGTTGGCGCCCTTGCCGCCGGGAACGGTGCGGAACGCGCGGCCGGTGACGGTCTCCCCGAGGCGGGGGGCCTTGGGGACGTAGGCGACGAGGTCCATGTTGGTACTGCCGAGCACGGCGATGGCCGTCATGGGCGGGCTGCCTCCTGTGCGGTGAGGTGGGCGAGGGCGTCGAAGCCGATGCCGTCGAAGCCGGGGACGGTGGTGGCGAGGCGGTTCTTGAGGGGGGCGGACCAGCGGTGCGGGACGCCGTTCGGGTCGACGAGCGCGGCGAGGGAGCCGGCGGTGGCCCCGTTGGAGTCGGTGTCCCAGCCGCCGGACACCGCGCGGCAGACGGAGCGGGTGAAGTCCCCGTCGGCGTGGGTGAGGGCGGCGGCGATCAGGGCGGTGTTGGGGACGGCGTGGACCCAGTGGTAGTGCCCGTACCGGGCGTGCAGGTGGTCCACGACGCGGTCGAAGCCGGCGTCGGCGTGCCGGGCGGCCGTGTCGACGGCGTGCCGGACGGCCTCGGCGAGCCGTGAGCGGGGCGGTACGACGGCCAGTCCGGCCCGGAGCGCGGTGTGGACGTCGGCCCGGCCGCCGGCGGCCTCGGCGATGGCGGCGGCGGTGAAGAGGGCGGCGTACAGGCCGTTGCCGGTGTGGGTGAGGGCGGCGTCCCGGTACGCCTGGGCCGCGGCGGCGGCCGGGTCGCCGGGGTTGGTCCAGCCGTGGACGTCGGCCCGGATGAGGGCGCCGATCCATTCGCGGAAGGGGTTGTGGTGGGTGGCGGTGGCCGGAGGCTCGAGCCCGAGCAGCAGGTTCCGGTACGCGAGGCGCTCGGCGGTGAAGGCCCGGCCGGCGGGGAGCTCGTCGAGCCAGAGGCGGGCGACGTCGGCGGTGCTGAAGCCCCTGCCGTACCGGCGCAGCAGGATCAGGTTCAGCAGGGGGTAGTTGAGGTCGTCGTCCTCGGGGGCGCCGTCGATGTTCTCGGCGAGCGAGGTGGCGGCGGAGCGCCGGTTCCAGGGGTGGGCGGCCAGCAGCTCCGCGGGGACGCCGTGTTCGGTGAACCAGTCGTCCAGGGGCCAGTTCCCGGCGGCCCGGCCCAGCGCCCGGATCCCCTCGAGCGGGAGCTTCTCCACGGGCTTCCCGAGCACGCACCCCACGGCCCGCCCCACCCAGGCCCGCTCGAGCCGCTCCCGCAGCCCGGGGCCGCCCCGGTGGCCGGCGGCGACCGGCGGCGCGGTCCACGTCGCGGTCCGCGTCACGGTCCATGTCGCGGTGATGTCCGGCCAGGCGGTCGGCTCGTCCCGGGCCGACGGGGAGGGGAGGCCCTCGAGTTCGGTCAGGAGCCGGGAGGCCAGGGCGCGCAGCTCCGGCGGGGCCGGGGCTGTGGAGGCGCCGGCCCGGCCGGGCGCCGGGTGGCCGCCGGCCGTGAGCCAGGCGCGGAGCAGGGGCTCCGCGTCCCGCCCGTCCTCGGCGGCCTGCCGCAGCTCGTGCCCGACCAGGTCCTCCGGCTGCACCCAGCTGAGCCGTACCGGCGCGGCCGGGAGGGCAGGGGCATCGCAGGGCGGGGTGCCGGTCACTGCGGGGCGGCGATCGAGGTGAAGGCCGACTCGTGGGCGCGGCGGCGGGCGGCGTCGAGGGCGAAGACCTCGCGGGCCACCGCGGCCAGCGCCGACGCCGGGGCGTGCAGGTCGAGGCGGCTGGCCTCGGCGACCTGTTTGGCCCAGGCCGGCGGGATGGCCGAGGCGCCGGACAGGGCTCCGGCGATCGCCCCCGCCATCGTGGCGATGGAGTCGCAGTCCCGGCCGTAGTTGACGGCTCCGAGCACCGAGCCCTCGTACGCACCGTCGGCGACGATCAGCATGCCGAGCGCGATCGGGAGCTCCTCGATCGCGTGGAGGCGGGACGGGCGGCGGGCGCCGAGCGAGGGGGAGCGGTAGTCCGGGCCCACCGAGTCGTACGGGGCGACGGCCGCCCGCAGGGGGGCCAGGGCCGACTCGAAGTCCCGGTGGCGGCCCGCGACTTCGCAGACCGCCTCGATGGCCGACCGGGTGCCGTCCTTGGCCAGCGCCAGGGCCGTGTCCACCACCGAGGACGCCGTCGCCCCCGGCACGCACGCCGCCGCGACCGCCGCGGCGAAGACGCCCGCCGCCTCGCGCCCGTACGAGGACTGGTGCGCGCCGGCGACGTCCAGCGCCTCCGCGTACGCGCCCGCCGGATTGCCCGCGTTGACGATGCCGACCGGCGCCATGTACATCGCCGCACCGCAGTTGACGATGTTGCCGTTGCCCGCCTCGCGCGGGTCCGCGTGCGCGTAGTGCAGCCGGGTCACGATCCACTTCTCGGCGAGGAAGATCCGCTGGAGGGGCAGGGCCTCGGCCTCGAGTTCGGGGATCCAGCGCGGGTTGGTCATCAGGTCCGGGACCAGGTGGTCGGCGATCGCATACGCGTCGAGGTGGTCCCGTACGGCCTCGTAGACCCGTACCAGCGCATGCGTCATGAGGGTGTCGTCGGTGACGTGCCCGTCGCCCTTGTGGTACGGCGCGATGGGTCGGGCCGTACGCCAGTCCTCGTGCCACGGGCCGACGATGCCGTGCACGCGGCCGCCGTGCCGTTCCACGATCCGGTCCGGGGACCAGCCCTCCACCGGACCGCCGAGCGCGTCGCCGACCGCGGCTCCGACGAGGCAGCCGGCCGCCCGGTCTTCGAGAGTGAGCGTCATGTCCGAATCATCCCTTGGGTGAGGTGAGTTCCGTACGAGCCAGCAGCGCGGCGAGTTCGACCAGATCGGTGCCGGCGAGACGGGGGAGGGCGCAGCCGGACAGGGTGCGGCAGGCCTCGCGCCAGGCGGTGGGGATCGAGTCGCCGCCGCCGAGGGCGCCGGTGAGCGCGCCGGCGAGGGCGGGGGCGGAGTCCGCGACGCGGGACAGGCAGGCCGCGGCCGGGACGGCCTCGGCGGCCCGGCCGCGGGCGGCGGTGGCGAGGGCGAGGGCCACGGGGACGGTCTCGGCGGCGGCGATGCCGT
The Streptomyces sp. NBC_01296 DNA segment above includes these coding regions:
- the lgt gene encoding prolipoprotein diacylglyceryl transferase, with the translated sequence MNLAYIPSPSTGVIHLGPIPLRGYAFCIIIGVFVAVWLGNKRWIARGGKPGTVADIAVWAVPFGLIGGRLYHVITDYQLYFGEGRNWVDAFKIWEGGLGIWGAIALGAVGAWIGCRLRGIPLPAWADALAPGIALAQACGRWGNWFNQELYGRATDLPWAVKISDGPNRIAGTYHPTFLYESLWCLGVAALVIWADRRFKLGHGRAFALYVAAYCVGRGWIEYMRVDEAHHILGVRLNVWTSVVVFILAVVYLVLSAKLRPGREEVVEPDRGPAASDPATKTDEGAAGEGKAVEDADKAQDAGAHAPVTAEAEDSEPKPEAEAPKAAKKL
- a CDS encoding HpcH/HpaI aldolase/citrate lyase family protein, producing MILTWLYVPGDRPEVVAKALHSGADAVIVDLEDAVSASRKEYARAATAERLAERPPVPVFVRVNALDSPWAGADLTALTGLHGLAGLRLPKVSAPEQIAAVADRTGGVALHAMLESALAVERAYEIARAHPALRGLSLGEADLRADLGISAEAGLDWPRSRVVVAARAAGLAPPAQSVFPDIRDLEALAVSCVRGRALGFLGRAAIHPRQLPVIERAYLPAPEEVTAAQEIVAAARRTPGAVALPDGRFVDPAVLAGAERVVALARRE
- a CDS encoding CaiB/BaiF CoA transferase family protein; the encoded protein is MIPGGQPGAGAGGGSAAGPLAGTRVLDLATLFAGPLAATLLGDFGADVVKVEHPRRPDPSRGHGPAKDGVGLWWKLLGRNKRTMTLDLSTPGGRDTLLRLAAEADVVIENFRPGTLEKWGLGWPELSAANPRLVLTRVTAFGQQGPYAHRPGFGTLAEAMSGFAAITGEPDGPPTLPPFGLADSIAALTTAYAVMTALAGRARTGHGQVVDLAIIEPILTVLGPHPLWYDQLGYVQPRTGNRSTNNAPRNTYRSADGLWLAVSTSAQSVAERVMRLVGRPELIAEPWFATGSGRAAHAPVLDEAVGGWIGRHKADDVVAAFEEAEAAVARVYDVRDVMADPQFAALDTVTEVEDPELGPLRMQNVLFRLSETPGRIRWAGRPHGADTDAVLTELGLSESEISALRMEGAL
- the rbsK gene encoding ribokinase, with product MTAIAVLGSTNMDLVAYVPKAPRLGETVTGRAFRTVPGGKGANQAVAAARCGGEVVMIGAVGADEFGVRLRSALAAAGVETAALRTVEGASGTAHITVDDEGGNSIIVIPGANAHVTGLEAGDDSRIGAADALLLQLELPLPAVLAGALAARAHGVRTVLTPAPAQPLPAELLAATDLLVPNEHEAAALTGLTDPYQAAEALLHEVPEVVITLGAAGSLYAARGRAPLTVPAPRVRAVDTTAAGDTFVGALAVALGEHRPVPQALRWASAAAALSVQRPGAQDSMPTRAETDAFAATVPGPEAGTGRSCGAAS
- a CDS encoding ADP-ribosylglycohydrolase family protein — its product is MTGTPPCDAPALPAAPVRLSWVQPEDLVGHELRQAAEDGRDAEPLLRAWLTAGGHPAPGRAGASTAPAPPELRALASRLLTELEGLPSPSARDEPTAWPDITATWTVTRTATWTAPPVAAGHRGGPGLRERLERAWVGRAVGCVLGKPVEKLPLEGIRALGRAAGNWPLDDWFTEHGVPAELLAAHPWNRRSAATSLAENIDGAPEDDDLNYPLLNLILLRRYGRGFSTADVARLWLDELPAGRAFTAERLAYRNLLLGLEPPATATHHNPFREWIGALIRADVHGWTNPGDPAAAAAQAYRDAALTHTGNGLYAALFTAAAIAEAAGGRADVHTALRAGLAVVPPRSRLAEAVRHAVDTAARHADAGFDRVVDHLHARYGHYHWVHAVPNTALIAAALTHADGDFTRSVCRAVSGGWDTDSNGATAGSLAALVDPNGVPHRWSAPLKNRLATTVPGFDGIGFDALAHLTAQEAARP
- a CDS encoding ADP-ribosylglycohydrolase family protein, which encodes MTLTLEDRAAGCLVGAAVGDALGGPVEGWSPDRIVERHGGRVHGIVGPWHEDWRTARPIAPYHKGDGHVTDDTLMTHALVRVYEAVRDHLDAYAIADHLVPDLMTNPRWIPELEAEALPLQRIFLAEKWIVTRLHYAHADPREAGNGNIVNCGAAMYMAPVGIVNAGNPAGAYAEALDVAGAHQSSYGREAAGVFAAAVAAACVPGATASSVVDTALALAKDGTRSAIEAVCEVAGRHRDFESALAPLRAAVAPYDSVGPDYRSPSLGARRPSRLHAIEELPIALGMLIVADGAYEGSVLGAVNYGRDCDSIATMAGAIAGALSGASAIPPAWAKQVAEASRLDLHAPASALAAVAREVFALDAARRRAHESAFTSIAAPQ